One region of Juglans regia cultivar Chandler chromosome 4, Walnut 2.0, whole genome shotgun sequence genomic DNA includes:
- the LOC118348298 gene encoding (S)-scoulerine 9-O-methyltransferase-like: MQVQNMEVQEAGDQLSSCSQLGGLVSIQMVLRAAIELNVFNIIADAGPDAYLSAADITSKIPTTDPNSAAYTLERILRFLGAYSILSISRKPLGNNGENASHEWTYGLTKMSQCLVSSSTGGSTATSPASIMIRISCERELLESLLRIKDAVLEPGSAPFKKAHGVNFYEYLEKKPIYRQLFDEFMEVGEKLVFDDVFKVYGGFEDVRELIDVGGGIGTTSAKIISLNPHVRGLNFDLPQVIADAPALPGVKHAAGDMFESIPNAQTILLKRILHNWDDERCKRLLRNCWEALPADGKVIVVEMAIPQELENNLETMNVLKEDLYMMLLMAGGKERTLAEFDHLAKAVGFTKMKVFPMPHGSVHVIELYK, translated from the exons ATGCAAGTCCAAAACATGGAAGTCCAGGAAGCTGGAGATCAACTTTCAAGCTGTTCGCAGTTGGGAGGTTTGGTCTCCATTCAAATGGTTCTAAGAGCTGCAATTGAGCTAAACGTGTTCAATATAATTGCAGATGCGGGGCCCGATGCTTATCTTTCTGCAGCAGATATCACTTCAAAGATCCCAACAACCGATCCAAATTCTGCAGCGTACACTTTGGAGAGAATACTAAGATTTCTGGGCGCATATTCCATCTTATCGATATCTCGAAAGCCATTAGGAAATAATGGAGAAAATGCAAGCCATGAATGGACCTATGGCCTGACAAAGATGAGCCAATGCCTAGTGAGTAGCAGTACCGGCGGAAGTACTGCTACTTCCCCGGCTTCAATAATGATCCGCATTTCCTGTGAAAGGGAATTGCTCGAGAGTTTGCTTAGGATTAAGGATGCAGTTCTTGAGCCTGGAAGCGCGCCTTTCAAGAAGGCCCATGGGGTGAACTTTTACGAGTATCTGGAAAAGAAGCCGATATATAGACAACTGTTCGATGAGTTTATGGAAGTTGGCGAAAAATTAGTGTTTGATGATGTGTTCAAGGTGTATGGTGGATTTGAAGATGTGAGAGAGTTGATAGATGTGGGGGGCGGCATTGGAACCACTTCTGCCAAGATAATCTCTTTGAATCCACACGTTCGTGGACTCAACTTTGATTTGCCTCAAGTGATTGCTGATGCTCCTGCGCTCCCAG GTGTGAAGCATGCGGCCGGAGATATGTTTGAATCAATACCGAATGCCCAAACAATTTTATTGAAG CGAATACTCCATAACTGGGATGATGAGCGATGCAAGAGATTGCTGAGGAATTGCTGGGAAGCATTACCAGCCGATGGAAAGGTGATAGTTGTTGAAATGGCAATCCCACAAGAACTTGAAAACAATCTCGAGACAATGAACGTTCTAAAAGAAGACTTGTACATGATGCTCCTAATGGCTGGTGGCAAGGAGCGAACACTCGCTGAATTTGATCATCTAGCAAAGGCTGTAGGGTTTACTAAAATGAAGGTCTTCCCAATGCCTCATGGGTCGGTTCATGTTATTGAGCTTTACAAGTAA